One Gambusia affinis linkage group LG15, SWU_Gaff_1.0, whole genome shotgun sequence genomic window carries:
- the dgat2 gene encoding diacylglycerol O-acyltransferase 2, with amino-acid sequence MKTILAAYSGVLKGTGSSILSSLQDLPSALWPCSSRMEKHLQVISVLQWVISFLAMGIACTLLLIYMFCTDCWLIAALYTTWLIIDWNTPKQGGRRSSWVRNWTVWTYFRDYFPIRLIKTHDLLPNRNYILGYHPHGIFCFGAFCNFGTEATGFSKKFPGIKPSLATLAGNFRLPVLRDYLMSGGICPVNRHSIDYLLSCNGTGNAVVIVVGGAAESLHCAPGMNSVTLKNRKGFVKLALQKGSDLVPVYSFGENDAYKQVIFEEGTCWKALQKRLQKMLGFAPCLFYGSAWGIVPFCNPITTIVGEPITVPKIEHPTVEMVDLYHEMYVRSLQCLFDKYKTRFGLKESDILHIQ; translated from the exons ATGAAGACGATCCTTGCTGCATATTCTGGAGTCCTAAAAG GCACCGGCTCCAGCATCCTCTCCTCCCTGCAGGATCTTCCGTCAGCGCTGTGGCCCTGCAGCTCCAGGATGGAAAAGCATCTGCAGGTCATCTCTGTGCTGCAGTGGGTCATCTCCTTCTTAGCCATgg GTATTGCCTGCACTCTGCTGTTGATCTACATGTTCTGCACCGATTGCTGGCTGATTGCTGCCCTTTACACCACCTGGCTCATCATTGATTGGAACACCCCGAAACAAG GTGGCAGGAGGTCTTCTTGGGTGAGGAACTGGACAGTATGGACGTATTTCCGAGACTACTTCCCCATCAGG CTCATTAAAACCCATGATCTGCTCCCGAACCGGAACTACATATTGGGCTACCACCCTCATGGTATCTTCTGTTTTGGTGCTTTCTGCAATTTTGGGACGGAGGCGACGGGATTCTCCAAGAAATTTCCCGGGATCAAGCCATCCCTGGCGACCCTGGCAGGAAACTTCCGCTTGCCTGTCCTTCGAGACTACCTGATGTCTGGGG GTATCTGCCCAGTGAACAGGCACTCCATAGACTACCTGCTCTCGTGCAACGGGACGGGGAACGCTGTGGTCATCGTCGTcggaggagcagcagagtcTCTGCACTGTGCGCCCGGCATGAATTCTGTCACCCTGAAGAACCGCAAAGGCTTTGTAAAGCTGGCCTTGCAGAAAGG GTCCGACCTTGTTCCTGTGTACTCGTTTGGGGAGAACGACGCCTACAAGCAGGTGATCTTTGAGGAGGGGACCTGCTGGAAAGCTCTGCAGAAAAGGTTACAGAAGATGTTGGGCTTTGCCCCTTGCCTTTTCTACGGCAGCGCCTGGGGCATCGTGCCCTTCTGCAATCCCATCACCACAATAG TTGGGGAGCCGATCACAGTGCCTAAAATTGAACACCCAACAGTGGAGATGGTGGACCTGTACCATGAAATGTACGTCAGGTCTCTCCAGTGCCTTTTTGACAAGTACAAGACCCGCTTCGGTCTGAAAGAGAGCGACATCCTGCACATCCAGTGA